The following DNA comes from Candidatus Poribacteria bacterium.
GCGGATGCGACTGAGCATTCCGTGTGTGTAGCCGACGGAACGCCTTTTTGCGTAGGTCTCGGTGTCATTTGTCAGGCGAATAAGCAGACGAATCTTTGAGGTTCGCACCGGTTTGAAACGCACGACGACTCGTCCATCTTTGTTGTTGCGGATACTGTTGTGTTGTTCTCCGATCTTTTTCCCAATCCGATCTACGTGCTTCCATCCGTTTGCGTGTGGCGTCCAATATTGGACCGCAAAATCGCTGATGCCGTACTGGCTGGCGGGATACTTCTCCGAATCGACGGTGTGGACGATGACGCGGGTTACCAGTTCCTCCTCTGCGAATTGAATAACAGCCCAGCCTACCGCCGAAGAAGCAGTACCCTGTATCCCACCGCCGTAAAGGTCTCCGCTATTGTAATCTATCTGATTTGTATCTTCGTTCCGACGTGTTGCGCCGCCTCCCCGACTGAAGACTGCCAGCTGCTCACGTTCGCCAGGTTCTATGTATCCACCATATTCATATTCGCCATCAAACTTCGATTCCCAGCCCTCACCCTGATCCCAACCTTCAGAGTTTACAATTCCGTTCGTCAAGGTTGAGGCGGGATGATCGGGGTTATCTTGAGAGACATAAACTACACCTCCATTTTCGGGGCGGGCATAATTTACAAGTTGTTTGTCAATTTCGCTTTCCTCAACAAAAACCTGTTTGAATGATTGTTGGCATCCACAGATTAGTGCTAGGTATGCGCTAATGAAAGTTGCGGTTGTAAGATGTTTCATGGACTTTTTCATGGCAGAACCCTCGAATTAATTTGTGGGTATAGAGCCGAGCCTCTTGTTGTGCGGCATTTATTGTCAATTGAAGGA
Coding sequences within:
- a CDS encoding nuclear transport factor 2 family protein, with translation MKHLTTATFISAYLALICGCQQSFKQVFVEESEIDKQLVNYARPENGGVVYVSQDNPDHPASTLTNGIVNSEGWDQGEGWESKFDGEYEYGGYIEPGEREQLAVFSRGGGATRRNEDTNQIDYNSGDLYGGGIQGTASSAVGWAVIQFAEEELVTRVIVHTVDSEKYPASQYGISDFAVQYWTPHANGWKHVDRIGKKIGEQHNSIRNNKDGRVVVRFKPVRTSKIRLLIRLTNDTETYAKRRSVGYTHGMLSRIRLRSMRGTIRLTEIEIYGLEKKDELASMTSSQDDASEQLLDEIFAVESNAPVSSSDSDASTTEDFARAAMETVASPQDPVEVVIQRYASAYTNRDLSALMGTISPNYSRDGENYKQLREKMAGVFQRYAQIDFSLQKLRVQGKTRTATVDADYTAVLTSAADSPVMLSGRLSFRLIKSKNGWQISSINTQGR